In one window of Methanocorpusculum sp. DNA:
- the atwA gene encoding methyl coenzyme M reductase system, component A2: protein MKTPFITIKDLIMDFPVSTDDCDEKSTEMVRVLDNINLELSEGEIVGVIGRSGCGKTVLIHLIRGIDQAPTSGKIIYHISRCPKCGKIEFKSNAGKPCPACGETLIAEDVDFWAPKNEKLKSQIMARTSLMFQRTFALYGDDRVIENVLRALDDINYPSEKAISRAADLLDEVRLSHRMMHISRDLSGGEKQRVVLARQLAREPLFLCADEPTGTLDPKTARIVHDLLKKAAKENNMGMIVTSHFSQVLEDVCDRAVLLDDGKITKIGTPDEIIEEFMKGYHDDRVYTDQIFGDPIVRAEHLLKKFIAVDRGVINAVNDITFEINEREIFGIIGVSGGGKTTLSKMIAGLYEPTSGKLEVRVGDEWVDMSKPGYLFRGRAKQYIGLLHQEYDLYPHRTIIDNLTDAIGLEFPKELATRKALITLRMAGFTDKKAKDVLHRLPASLSEGEKHRVALAQILIREPRIILLDEPTGTMDPITKVDVKHSIMHAREEMEETFVIVSHDMEFVRDVCDRCMFMRGGKIIAIGPTHEVLNNLSEDEKIVMRNAVEKERARAETGIPKKVTLAGGAPEAEATEGALHETTDEMFEM from the coding sequence ATGAAAACCCCGTTTATCACGATAAAGGACCTCATCATGGACTTTCCAGTCTCTACGGATGATTGTGACGAGAAATCAACCGAAATGGTCAGGGTCCTGGATAACATCAATCTGGAACTCTCTGAAGGAGAGATCGTTGGTGTAATCGGCAGAAGCGGATGCGGCAAAACCGTACTTATCCATCTGATCCGAGGAATCGACCAGGCCCCAACTTCCGGAAAAATCATCTATCACATCTCCCGCTGTCCAAAATGCGGCAAAATCGAGTTCAAGAGCAATGCAGGAAAACCCTGTCCTGCCTGCGGCGAAACACTTATTGCAGAAGATGTTGATTTCTGGGCACCCAAAAACGAGAAACTCAAATCACAAATAATGGCAAGGACCTCGCTGATGTTCCAGCGGACCTTTGCGCTCTACGGGGACGATCGTGTCATTGAAAACGTGCTTCGTGCACTTGACGACATAAACTATCCTTCAGAAAAAGCCATCAGCCGGGCAGCCGACTTACTCGACGAAGTCAGACTCTCCCACAGAATGATGCACATTTCACGTGACCTCTCCGGCGGTGAAAAACAGAGAGTAGTCCTCGCCCGTCAGCTTGCCCGTGAACCACTCTTCCTTTGTGCGGACGAGCCGACAGGAACACTTGATCCGAAAACAGCGAGGATCGTCCATGATCTGTTAAAGAAAGCTGCCAAGGAAAACAATATGGGAATGATCGTCACCTCCCACTTTTCCCAGGTTCTTGAAGATGTCTGTGACAGGGCTGTTCTTCTGGATGACGGAAAGATCACCAAGATCGGCACTCCTGACGAGATCATCGAGGAGTTCATGAAGGGATATCACGACGACCGCGTATATACCGACCAGATTTTCGGCGACCCGATCGTCCGTGCCGAACATCTGCTCAAAAAATTCATCGCTGTTGACCGGGGTGTCATCAACGCGGTAAACGATATCACCTTCGAGATCAATGAACGGGAGATCTTTGGCATCATCGGCGTATCCGGCGGAGGTAAAACCACCCTTTCAAAGATGATCGCCGGTCTTTACGAGCCGACATCCGGTAAACTCGAAGTCAGGGTCGGCGACGAATGGGTCGATATGTCAAAACCCGGATATCTCTTCCGGGGAAGGGCAAAACAATACATCGGACTCCTTCACCAGGAATACGATCTCTATCCCCACAGAACGATCATCGACAACCTGACCGACGCGATCGGCTTAGAGTTCCCCAAAGAACTTGCGACCCGCAAAGCACTCATCACCCTTCGGATGGCAGGATTCACCGATAAGAAGGCAAAAGATGTTCTTCACAGACTGCCGGCAAGCCTTTCAGAAGGGGAGAAGCACAGAGTCGCTCTCGCACAGATCCTTATCCGTGAACCGCGCATCATTCTCCTCGACGAACCAACAGGAACGATGGATCCCATCACCAAAGTCGATGTCAAGCACTCCATCATGCATGCGAGAGAAGAGATGGAAGAAACGTTCGTCATCGTTTCCCACGACATGGAATTCGTGCGTGATGTCTGTGACAGGTGCATGTTCATGCGCGGCGGAAAGATCATCGCCATTGGTCCGACCCACGAAGTGCTGAACAACCTTTCCGAGGATGAAAAGATCGTTATGAGAAATGCGGTCGAGAAGGAACGGGCACGGGCAGAAACCGGGATCCCGAAAAAGGTGACCCTTGCAGGAGGAGCCCCTGAGGCAGAAGCGACCGAGGGAGCCCTGCATGAAACCACCGACGAAATGTTCGAGATGTAG
- a CDS encoding HAD-IC family P-type ATPase, which produces MSVGVVFDSAGTLLKTNRAVKNIKSGILLNDSPETTMLTFEDPDRILILLNVSSTEMMKVPPEKNLSEHLKETDVVFGISCGRKIIDAADVGTILFSDPVCRVIDLQEVIRACWQIVSKEAESFAMNSGVIINLRTREIEFTLAAAGYPFPGVKEMISALHQKGVAVYIASGDRTSKLELIADKIGIPRDRIHGVATPVTKARIITSLKGEYDVVVMVGDGINDLSAMRAADVSILTVQQKGERPDVLCKQAGYIIDDIRDVVPIIDKLNADVE; this is translated from the coding sequence ATGTCGGTTGGTGTTGTTTTTGACAGTGCCGGAACGCTTCTGAAAACGAATCGTGCCGTGAAAAATATAAAGAGCGGGATACTGCTGAACGACAGTCCGGAAACGACGATGCTGACGTTTGAGGATCCAGACCGGATCCTCATTCTTCTGAATGTCAGTTCTACCGAGATGATGAAAGTCCCGCCGGAAAAAAATCTCTCAGAACACCTGAAAGAGACTGATGTGGTGTTTGGTATAAGCTGCGGGAGAAAAATCATTGATGCCGCTGATGTGGGGACTATTCTCTTCTCTGACCCGGTTTGCCGGGTTATTGACCTCCAGGAGGTTATCCGTGCCTGCTGGCAGATCGTTTCCAAAGAGGCTGAGTCGTTTGCCATGAATTCCGGTGTCATCATCAACCTCCGGACAAGAGAGATAGAATTTACGCTAGCAGCAGCAGGCTACCCATTTCCCGGGGTAAAGGAAATGATTTCGGCGCTGCACCAGAAAGGAGTCGCCGTGTACATTGCTTCCGGGGACCGAACCTCAAAACTTGAACTGATCGCAGATAAAATCGGGATCCCGCGAGACCGTATTCACGGCGTGGCGACTCCGGTAACAAAAGCACGTATCATAACGAGCCTCAAAGGAGAATACGATGTTGTGGTGATGGTCGGTGATGGGATCAATGACCTCTCGGCGATGCGGGCTGCCGATGTTTCTATTCTGACTGTTCAGCAGAAGGGAGAACGTCCGGACGTACTCTGCAAACAGGCAGGATACATCATTGACGACATACGTGATGTGGTTCCGATCATAGATAAGCTAAACGCTGATGTTGAGTGA
- a CDS encoding ribose 1,5-bisphosphate isomerase has product MSINDTAEKIISMEIRGAGKIAREAVSALRDHAETLPRTGDVSIFIREMDQAAGLLLATRPTAVSLPNAIQIVMRDVRSSKNEEAARRNLREKANEFIWSSRTALDRISVMGANHIQDGSVIMTHCNSSAALGSIIEAKRQGKDIEVYATEVRPWNQGRITIKTLNDHEIPTTYIVDSAVRTMMKEVDLVIVGADAITVNGAVVNKIGTSQIALCAHEARKNVIVTAETYKFAPRTILGERIQIEERPQNEVLPDDIAAGLPFVRVKNPVFDVTPAEYIDLIITEAGAIPPHLAYTIMREYLGWGLDELQNQFLSLEKH; this is encoded by the coding sequence ATGAGCATCAACGACACAGCCGAGAAAATCATCTCTATGGAGATACGCGGCGCCGGAAAGATTGCCCGGGAAGCAGTTTCTGCGCTTCGTGATCATGCCGAGACGCTTCCGCGGACAGGAGACGTTTCGATTTTTATCCGGGAAATGGATCAGGCGGCAGGTCTTCTTCTTGCGACCCGGCCAACAGCTGTCTCTCTCCCCAATGCAATACAGATCGTAATGCGTGATGTCCGCTCTTCCAAAAATGAAGAGGCAGCACGCCGGAATCTCCGGGAAAAAGCAAACGAGTTCATCTGGTCATCCAGGACCGCACTCGATCGGATCTCCGTAATGGGAGCAAATCATATCCAGGACGGCAGTGTGATCATGACGCACTGTAATTCAAGTGCGGCTCTCGGGAGTATTATCGAGGCGAAGCGTCAGGGAAAAGATATCGAGGTCTATGCAACCGAGGTCCGACCGTGGAATCAGGGACGGATCACCATCAAAACGCTCAATGACCATGAGATCCCTACGACCTATATCGTGGATTCTGCGGTAAGAACCATGATGAAAGAGGTCGATCTCGTTATTGTGGGTGCCGACGCAATAACAGTAAATGGGGCCGTTGTGAATAAGATCGGCACGTCGCAGATCGCTCTCTGCGCCCACGAGGCACGCAAAAATGTGATCGTGACCGCCGAGACATACAAGTTTGCCCCGAGAACGATCCTTGGCGAACGCATACAGATCGAGGAACGTCCGCAAAACGAAGTCCTTCCTGATGATATTGCCGCAGGGCTGCCGTTTGTCCGCGTCAAAAACCCGGTATTTGATGTTACCCCGGCTGAATATATTGATCTGATTATTACCGAAGCAGGAGCAATTCCGCCTCATCTTGCCTACACGATCATGCGGGAATATCTCGGATGGGGACTTGACGAGTTACAGAACCAGTTCTTAAGTTTGGAGAAGCACTAA
- a CDS encoding RuBisCO large subunit C-terminal-like domain-containing protein, which yields MKDLIATYYFKPKFGVTPEFAAQAICEEQTTGTWTDISTVNEKTAYVHAFDGEVVEIVPSGNGFQTKLSYPYEIFEPGNIPQYLSVIAGNLFGLGKLEAVRLLDIDIPKGLDGTGPKFGIEGVRKLSGTDISRRPHVGTIIKPKVGLTPKDTAAVAYEAAIGGVDLIKDDETLTDQKFCPLMARLEMVMEALDRAKEETGRQVLYALNVTTGGDRILEVASNAVKAGANMLMVDVLTAGFSAVQCLAAAPSINVPIHVHRTMHGALTRNPEHGIAMRPIAKLVRVCGGDQLHTGTVSGKMGGKTAEILGDNAALTRPAGNLLPVFPVASGGLHPGKVNAEITTLGNEIVLQAGGGIHGHPDGTAAGARAMRQAVDAALLGVSAKEYAKTHAELRKALEKWGSV from the coding sequence ATGAAAGATTTAATCGCAACCTATTATTTCAAACCAAAATTCGGAGTGACGCCAGAATTTGCCGCTCAGGCGATCTGTGAGGAGCAGACAACCGGGACCTGGACCGATATTTCAACCGTGAACGAGAAAACTGCCTATGTTCATGCCTTCGACGGCGAGGTCGTTGAGATCGTACCGTCGGGAAACGGTTTCCAAACGAAACTTAGTTACCCATATGAGATATTTGAGCCGGGCAACATTCCTCAGTACCTATCCGTAATTGCTGGAAACCTGTTCGGTCTTGGAAAACTTGAGGCTGTCAGACTTCTTGACATTGATATTCCAAAGGGGCTTGACGGGACCGGACCCAAGTTCGGAATCGAGGGCGTCCGAAAACTCAGCGGCACTGACATCTCCCGTCGTCCGCATGTTGGAACGATCATCAAACCGAAGGTTGGTTTGACGCCGAAAGATACTGCCGCCGTTGCTTACGAGGCTGCGATCGGTGGAGTCGATTTGATCAAAGACGATGAGACGCTGACCGATCAGAAGTTTTGTCCGCTGATGGCCAGACTGGAGATGGTCATGGAAGCACTCGACCGGGCTAAAGAGGAAACCGGGCGTCAGGTCCTGTATGCACTGAACGTGACGACAGGTGGAGACCGGATCCTCGAGGTCGCTTCGAATGCCGTGAAAGCGGGAGCAAATATGCTGATGGTCGATGTTCTGACGGCAGGTTTTTCTGCGGTCCAGTGTCTTGCAGCTGCCCCCTCGATCAATGTCCCGATCCATGTCCACCGAACTATGCATGGGGCGCTGACGAGAAATCCTGAACATGGTATTGCGATGCGGCCTATTGCAAAACTGGTTCGGGTCTGTGGAGGAGATCAGCTCCACACAGGTACGGTTTCCGGAAAGATGGGGGGGAAAACCGCCGAGATCCTCGGGGACAATGCAGCACTGACTCGCCCGGCAGGAAATCTTCTCCCGGTGTTCCCCGTAGCTTCAGGCGGTCTTCACCCGGGCAAAGTCAACGCTGAGATCACAACGCTTGGAAACGAAATCGTCCTGCAGGCGGGCGGAGGTATTCACGGACATCCAGATGGAACTGCGGCGGGTGCACGTGCGATGCGGCAGGCAGTGGATGCAGCACTTTTGGGCGTGAGTGCCAAAGAGTATGCAAAGACCCATGCCGAGCTCCGAAAAGCACTGGAAAAATGGGGCTCTGTGTGA
- the dapF gene encoding diaminopimelate epimerase: protein MTIKLPKHDVMSIPFMKLHGNGNDFILIDEMNGILIPDEMKAQFAVVYCDRRFGIGGDGVLFISKSEKADIRMRLFQPDASEAEMCGNGIRCIAKYAFDKEYAKKKAFSVETLAGVMQVRVGYDSEGDFMATIDMGAAVYDESREIDGMTVYSVNTGVPHAVIFVGDVDGIVIEEVAPKIRHHPSFPKGTNVNFVQITGSSEIVIRTFERGVEGETLSCGTGSTASALIAAKSGKVHGNTVHVKTVGGPLDIIVGDIPQMKGPAETVFVGEIRY, encoded by the coding sequence ATGACCATCAAGCTCCCGAAACATGATGTTATGTCAATCCCGTTTATGAAACTCCACGGGAACGGAAATGATTTCATTCTCATTGATGAGATGAATGGAATACTCATTCCTGATGAAATGAAGGCGCAGTTTGCTGTTGTGTACTGCGACCGGAGATTCGGTATCGGGGGAGACGGCGTCCTCTTTATCTCCAAATCCGAAAAGGCAGATATTCGTATGAGACTTTTCCAGCCGGATGCAAGTGAGGCTGAGATGTGCGGCAATGGGATCCGCTGTATTGCAAAATATGCATTTGATAAAGAGTATGCAAAGAAGAAAGCATTCTCTGTTGAGACTCTCGCAGGAGTCATGCAGGTCCGTGTAGGGTATGATTCCGAAGGGGATTTCATGGCCACCATTGACATGGGAGCTGCAGTTTATGATGAGAGTCGCGAGATCGACGGCATGACCGTTTATTCGGTGAACACCGGTGTCCCCCATGCGGTCATATTCGTTGGCGATGTTGATGGTATCGTTATCGAGGAAGTCGCACCCAAAATTCGTCATCACCCATCCTTCCCCAAGGGAACCAACGTCAACTTTGTTCAGATCACAGGTTCGTCTGAGATTGTCATCCGGACTTTTGAGCGCGGCGTTGAGGGAGAAACTCTCTCGTGTGGTACTGGTTCTACGGCCTCGGCACTTATTGCAGCAAAATCTGGCAAGGTACATGGGAACACCGTTCACGTGAAGACCGTCGGCGGTCCGCTTGATATCATTGTAGGGGATATCCCCCAGATGAAAGGACCTGCAGAAACGGTCTTTGTCGGAGAAATCCGGTATTAA
- a CDS encoding DUF2109 domain-containing protein, with protein sequence MEEGLMIVEGICVVIGVYCAIRAVFEPKTLKKLPYLNVMNFAVAGSIVLLMPYPITICAAIAYFIGSTLESNAISSTVAQLEEK encoded by the coding sequence ATGGAGGAAGGTCTCATGATCGTCGAGGGGATATGTGTGGTCATCGGAGTATACTGTGCAATCCGTGCGGTATTTGAGCCGAAAACGCTGAAAAAACTGCCGTACCTCAACGTCATGAACTTTGCCGTCGCAGGATCAATCGTTCTTCTGATGCCATATCCCATAACGATCTGTGCGGCAATTGCCTATTTTATCGGCTCGACCCTTGAATCGAATGCCATCTCAAGCACCGTTGCCCAACTGGAGGAAAAATGA
- a CDS encoding EhaD family protein produces MTDLILILAIFLALFGGVATLFVRSAFDKLICLGILTAGVVLFLVEKGYLDVAIVVSLLMPVGTIFILLLLGKKQEAAK; encoded by the coding sequence ATGACCGACCTGATTTTGATTCTGGCAATCTTCCTCGCTCTCTTTGGAGGGGTAGCCACGCTGTTTGTGAGATCAGCCTTTGACAAACTGATTTGTCTTGGGATCCTCACCGCAGGCGTAGTTCTCTTCCTTGTGGAGAAAGGATATCTTGATGTGGCGATCGTCGTCTCTCTTCTGATGCCTGTTGGCACGATTTTCATTCTGCTTCTTCTCGGCAAAAAACAGGAGGCGGCCAAATGA
- a CDS encoding EhaE family protein, translating into MIVPPEFIVGCILLLVGVIFTAYPRDKTYLTRLINMEVAEFGLVFIMLGFNETLALVTFVAVNVVTTLIFVRVIEKKEGA; encoded by the coding sequence ATGATCGTTCCTCCTGAGTTTATTGTTGGATGCATCCTCCTCCTGGTCGGTGTTATCTTCACAGCATATCCGCGTGACAAAACCTACCTGACCCGGCTCATCAATATGGAAGTTGCGGAATTCGGTCTCGTGTTTATCATGCTTGGTTTCAACGAAACTCTCGCTCTTGTCACTTTCGTCGCCGTCAATGTCGTTACCACTCTGATCTTTGTCAGAGTGATCGAGAAAAAGGAGGGAGCATGA
- a CDS encoding EhaF family protein: protein MKEGQDARNCPAKKARGVFGPFQKLSCYLSTIENLPKLYAICVCLIIVFGLCCVPFIAYEENQLYPKSLDPSSSLNPYDRGGIPFTEPADIVSQYPENEPILGYVTAYLTPMSQLLADYTLHLGTSIVAHPGGILDEILYYTRGFDTIVEASILFCAFAIAAFLYRRSKE, encoded by the coding sequence ATGAAGGAAGGTCAGGATGCCAGAAACTGTCCGGCGAAAAAGGCACGCGGAGTATTCGGTCCGTTCCAGAAACTTTCCTGTTACCTCTCGACGATCGAAAATCTGCCAAAACTTTACGCGATCTGCGTATGTCTGATCATCGTCTTTGGTCTCTGCTGTGTTCCGTTTATTGCTTATGAAGAGAATCAGCTTTATCCCAAGTCGCTTGATCCTTCCAGCTCTCTGAATCCGTATGACCGCGGCGGGATCCCGTTCACGGAACCTGCCGACATAGTTTCCCAGTATCCGGAAAATGAGCCGATACTTGGCTACGTGACCGCGTATCTCACTCCGATGAGTCAGCTCCTTGCAGACTACACGCTCCATCTCGGGACATCGATCGTTGCTCACCCCGGCGGTATTCTCGATGAGATCCTCTACTATACCCGGGGTTTTGATACCATCGTCGAAGCCAGCATCCTTTTCTGTGCATTCGCGATAGCAGCGTTTCTTTACCGGAGGTCAAAGGAATGA
- a CDS encoding EhaG family protein: MIEFFAEMDIIYKIGLAVAFIAIIVAFSAIVRQKDEIHLLIIVDLIEITGLVVIALLATDLAEALILPGLVVGVAEIMAVSELWLVKEGLQNVRPIRRLDIEVLHTAPPIIGAVLTAYGIFLTGFTGGLIAGLGLALFFLGKSTTENFLSSENASGYAWVLWVLAFLIFILFPSQWFLALMAAAVGIMIKVMAKIALVGTMRGDGS; the protein is encoded by the coding sequence ATGATCGAATTTTTTGCTGAAATGGATATTATCTATAAAATAGGGCTTGCCGTTGCCTTTATCGCGATCATCGTTGCTTTTTCGGCGATCGTCAGACAAAAAGATGAGATCCACCTGCTTATCATTGTTGACCTGATAGAGATAACCGGGCTTGTGGTGATCGCACTTCTCGCGACCGATCTTGCCGAAGCACTCATTCTTCCCGGACTCGTAGTGGGGGTTGCCGAAATAATGGCGGTCTCAGAATTATGGCTCGTCAAAGAAGGACTCCAGAATGTCCGCCCAATCCGCCGTCTCGACATCGAAGTCCTGCATACGGCCCCCCCGATCATCGGCGCTGTTCTCACCGCATATGGTATTTTCCTCACAGGATTTACCGGCGGTCTTATTGCGGGCCTCGGTCTTGCCTTGTTCTTCCTTGGGAAATCGACGACGGAAAATTTCCTCTCATCAGAGAACGCATCCGGATATGCCTGGGTCCTCTGGGTTCTGGCATTTCTGATCTTTATCCTCTTCCCGAGTCAATGGTTCCTTGCTCTCATGGCCGCAGCAGTTGGAATCATGATCAAGGTGATGGCAAAGATTGCTCTTGTGGGTACCATGCGGGGTGACGGATCATGA
- a CDS encoding respiratory chain complex I subunit 1 family protein codes for MIEFLLLLIFAIFFGLLLHGIHRKVIARIQKRPGPPIWQEILHTLKFAFKQTWIPRTASQVMYVAIVLIAIGIWTAALYVFWIGGSLLLIFAFYMLHKIVEHGTGLSSGSPYTKFGAIRSVMSAAAELPLLVTVSVVYLFTGTLSISGISSWEAANVPLIGIALPAAISLYLIILSKAHYGPFSVIEAKELVSGYWTEHFGGWRALLNIALSLKTFVLISVFIVVFLGIMPWWLFLPVMVLVMVSISFICATTPMLTPYNTVLIQTIWTVVVCVYGLIVWLVMIS; via the coding sequence ATGATCGAGTTCCTTCTTCTCCTGATATTTGCGATCTTTTTTGGTCTTCTCCTGCACGGGATCCACCGGAAAGTCATTGCAAGGATCCAGAAACGTCCGGGTCCGCCAATCTGGCAGGAGATACTGCATACCCTGAAGTTCGCCTTCAAACAGACCTGGATCCCGAGAACCGCGAGTCAGGTCATGTATGTTGCGATCGTTCTGATCGCGATCGGGATATGGACCGCAGCACTGTATGTTTTCTGGATCGGCGGAAGTCTCCTTCTCATCTTTGCCTTTTACATGCTCCATAAGATCGTGGAGCACGGGACCGGTCTTTCCTCAGGATCCCCGTATACCAAGTTCGGGGCGATCAGATCGGTCATGTCTGCCGCAGCAGAACTGCCCCTTCTCGTGACCGTGTCAGTTGTCTATCTCTTCACGGGCACACTGTCTATCTCGGGAATTTCTTCATGGGAAGCCGCAAATGTTCCGCTTATCGGCATCGCTTTGCCTGCGGCGATATCGCTTTACCTCATCATTCTCTCGAAGGCGCACTACGGGCCGTTCTCCGTGATCGAGGCAAAGGAACTCGTCTCCGGTTACTGGACAGAACATTTCGGCGGTTGGAGGGCTCTTCTGAATATCGCTCTTTCCCTGAAAACATTCGTTCTGATTTCCGTCTTCATCGTTGTGTTCCTCGGGATCATGCCCTGGTGGCTTTTCCTTCCGGTCATGGTCCTCGTGATGGTCTCCATCTCGTTTATCTGCGCAACGACCCCTATGCTTACACCGTATAACACTGTCCTCATCCAGACGATCTGGACGGTTGTTGTCTGCGTTTATGGACTGATCGTCTGGCTGGTGATGATATCATGA
- a CDS encoding DUF1959 family protein: MKLIYERDLTPMKLTSLSGVRQNDATVALAKRLGISRQRMRKILIEKCDLMTLENLGPRYDAAEIQARSDEIGDALSLHHLSTAAGILSKERADHYRALAGEKDVEISDILQAILEEIS, translated from the coding sequence ATGAAGCTCATCTACGAAAGGGATCTCACTCCCATGAAACTCACGTCACTCAGTGGAGTCAGGCAGAATGATGCGACCGTTGCGCTTGCAAAGCGGCTTGGGATATCCCGCCAGCGTATGCGGAAGATACTTATCGAAAAGTGCGATCTGATGACACTGGAAAATCTCGGACCGCGCTATGATGCGGCCGAAATACAGGCACGGTCCGACGAGATCGGAGACGCTTTGTCCCTGCATCATCTTTCAACCGCCGCTGGGATCCTTTCAAAAGAACGGGCCGATCATTACCGTGCTTTGGCCGGAGAGAAGGACGTCGAGATATCTGATATACTGCAGGCGATCCTGGAGGAGATATCATGA
- a CDS encoding NADH-quinone oxidoreductase subunit B family protein yields MTILQQLKNAVRQRSIHVCYVNTGSCNGCDIEILACLAPRYDIEQYGIYVHNNPREADVILVTGGMSPQWIDKLPDLWDRVPEPKAVVTIGNCPISGCVFNRPGKLIDPPVSKYIPVTAAVPGCPPRPSEIISAILGAADILFKDYEVHQKEKEGGLKK; encoded by the coding sequence ATGACCATTCTGCAGCAGCTCAAAAATGCCGTTCGGCAGCGTTCGATCCATGTCTGTTATGTGAACACCGGGTCCTGTAATGGCTGCGATATTGAGATCCTTGCCTGTCTTGCCCCGAGGTATGACATAGAACAATACGGTATCTATGTTCACAACAATCCAAGAGAAGCCGATGTGATCCTTGTGACAGGGGGAATGTCTCCTCAGTGGATCGATAAATTACCCGATTTGTGGGACCGTGTTCCCGAGCCAAAAGCGGTCGTGACGATAGGCAACTGCCCTATCTCGGGATGTGTGTTCAACCGGCCGGGAAAACTGATCGATCCGCCGGTGAGTAAATATATCCCGGTCACGGCGGCGGTACCCGGATGTCCGCCGCGTCCGTCTGAGATCATTTCAGCAATTCTCGGAGCTGCTGATATTCTCTTCAAAGACTATGAAGTTCATCAGAAAGAGAAGGAAGGGGGTTTGAAGAAATGA
- a CDS encoding nickel-dependent hydrogenase large subunit produces the protein MKKVVDVSLPIGPIHPCFKEPCRIKCETQGERVVTTEVELGYVKKGIEKIMIGRPWQETIFLAERVCGICSVVHNTVIVEALEKISGITVPRRAELLRLILNELDRIQSHLLANYSYCYTIEHETLGMYLLNLREIAMDSIEMMTGTRVMSAYVVPGGVREDLSTENAANILAGTYHIETELKRFVKMFETGSMIGLRSKGIGILSMEDALASGVVGPTARATGLPRDARKDDPLYMEMGWHMITRNHGDNFDRIMLRFDELFQSLTLIRNGIAALEPGKIRNGGEMKAGHIKHTIEAPRGDLTYDIEIDSVGQVVFVSIQTPSIPNIEVATHAMMKNLASAADVTSTFISADPCIACAER, from the coding sequence ATGAAAAAAGTCGTTGATGTATCCCTGCCGATCGGGCCGATCCACCCCTGTTTCAAGGAACCCTGCAGGATCAAATGTGAAACGCAGGGAGAACGGGTCGTGACCACCGAAGTAGAACTCGGCTACGTGAAGAAAGGGATCGAAAAAATTATGATCGGGCGACCCTGGCAGGAGACGATCTTTCTTGCAGAACGCGTCTGCGGGATCTGTTCTGTTGTCCACAACACGGTGATCGTTGAAGCTCTGGAAAAGATCAGCGGGATCACGGTTCCAAGAAGGGCCGAACTCCTTCGTCTTATCCTGAACGAACTTGACCGTATTCAGAGTCATCTTCTTGCAAACTATTCGTACTGCTACACGATCGAGCATGAAACCCTCGGAATGTATCTGCTGAATCTTCGTGAGATCGCGATGGATTCGATCGAAATGATGACCGGGACCCGGGTCATGTCGGCATATGTTGTTCCCGGCGGTGTCCGTGAAGATCTATCAACGGAAAATGCCGCAAACATTCTTGCCGGAACCTATCATATCGAAACCGAACTGAAACGCTTTGTAAAAATGTTCGAGACCGGGTCGATGATCGGTCTTCGGTCAAAAGGGATCGGCATCCTTTCCATGGAAGATGCTCTCGCGTCAGGCGTGGTAGGTCCTACTGCCCGTGCTACCGGTCTTCCCCGCGATGCCCGAAAGGACGATCCTCTCTATATGGAGATGGGCTGGCATATGATTACCCGGAATCATGGCGACAATTTTGACCGGATCATGCTCAGGTTCGACGAACTCTTCCAGTCTCTGACCCTGATCAGAAATGGCATTGCGGCTCTTGAGCCGGGAAAGATCCGTAACGGCGGAGAAATGAAAGCAGGCCATATCAAACACACGATAGAAGCGCCGAGGGGGGATCTCACCTATGATATTGAGATCGACTCGGTCGGTCAGGTGGTGTTTGTTTCGATCCAGACCCCATCTATCCCTAATATTGAGGTCGCGACCCATGCGATGATGAAAAATCTTGCGTCGGCGGCTGATGTGACATCCACGTTCATTAGTGCCGATCCCTGTATTGCCTGTGCGGAGCGGTAA